One Streptomyces formicae genomic window, CGCCCGCGGCTCCCAGCAGAACGGCGCGCCTGGACGGCATGACGCTCATGAAGTCCCCCCGTACGGTCGGCAGTTGGTCATGTACGCGACCGCAATCTGCCACGCCGTACGGACCGGGGACACCCCTCCGCCGGACTTTGTGACCGCCCCCTCGGGCGGGCGTCCCCTACAGGTCGTAGACCACGGTCACCGGCGCGTGGTCGCTCCACCGCTCGGCGTGGGTCGCGGCCCGCTCGACGTACGCCTTCACCGCGCGCTCGGCGAGCCCGGCCGTCGCGACGTGGTAGTCGATGCGCCAGCCCGTGTCGTTGTCGAAGGCGCGCCCCCGGTAGGACCACCACGAGTAGGGGCCCTCGACGTCGGGGTGCTGCGCGCGCACGACGTCCTCGTACTCCGCGAAGACCTCGTCGAGCCAGGCGCGCTCCTCGGGCAGGAAGCCGGAGTTCTTCTTGTTGCCCTTCCAGTTCTTGAGGTCGGCCTCCTGGTGGGCGATGTTCCAGTCGCCGCAGACGACGACGTGGCGCCCCTCGGCGGCGGCCCGCTCCTTGAGCCCCTTCAGGTACACGAGGAACTCCCCCATGAACCGGATCTTCTCGTCCTGCCGCTCGGTGCCGACCTCGCCGGAGGGGAGGTACAGGCTGGCGACGGTGACGCCCGGCAGATCCGCCTCCACGTACCGCCCGCTGCCGTCGAACTCCTCCGACCCGAAGCCGACCCGCACCCGGTCCGGCTCACGGCGCGTGTAGAGCGAGACTCCCGCGCGGCCCTTCGCGGCGGCGGGCGCGTGCACGACGTGCCAGCCCTCGGGGTCGCGCACCTCGTCCGGCAGCTGCTTCTCCTCGGCGCGCACCTCCTGGAGGCACAGGACATCGGCCGAGGTCTCGGCGAGCCACTCCACGAAGCCCTTCTTGGCGGCCGCGCGCAGCCCGTTCACATTCACGGAAGTCACAGTGAGCATCCCGGCACGATACCGGCACACTGGACGACGGAACCCGTCCGACACCGCATAGAAGTACGATGCCTCGCATGTCTATCCAGAACGCCGCGCACGCCACCCCAGCCGTCCACCTGCGCACGGTCACCTTCGCGCACCCGGACGCCCTCGCCCTGAACGATCGCGTCCAGCTCGAATATGCGGAGCGGTACGGCGACGAGGGCGACATCACACCGCTCGACGCGACCATGTTCGAGGCGCCCAGGGGCCTCTACGTCATCGCGTACGACGAACACGGCACTCCCCTGGCCACCGGCGGCTGGCGCTCCCAGGACGAGAACGAGTGGGGCTACGCGGACGGCGACGCGGAACTGAAGCGCATGTACGTCACCCCCGAGGCCCGTGGCCTCGGCCTCGCCCGCCGCATACTCGCCGCGCTGGAGGAGGACGCGAAGGCGGCGGGCCGCCACCGCATGGTCCTGGAAACCGGCACGAAGCAGCCGGAGGCGGTCGCGCTCTACCTCTCCTGCGGCTACACCCCCGCCGCCGAAAAGTTCGGCCACTACCGCTTCGACGACCTGAGCCTCTGCTACGTGAAGCCGCTGTAGCCCCGTAAGGGGCGCGGGGAACGGCGCACAAGCCCCGTAAGGGGCGCGGGGAACTGCGCGCCCAGCCAGGAGCCACCCGCAGCCAACGACGAACCGGGCCGAGGCTCAACGAACCGGGGCGAAACATGGGTCAAACGGATCGAGGCCCATACAAAGGACGCTTCGGGACGGTCAGGCGACCTCCCACGCCGCCTCGACCATCCGGAAGATCTCATCCAGGGCCGCCCCCGGCTCATCCGCCTCGCGGGCCAGCGCATAGGCGTCGATCGCGAACCTCGCGATCGTCCGGCAGGCCGTCCCGGTCCGGGTCTGGCCCGGATCGGCGACGATGGCCGCCGCCAGCGACTCCGCGTGGCGCAGGCGCATCGACTCCTCGTACTCCCGCAGGGCGCGCGACTCGTCGATCATGCGGTAGACCGGGGCGGCGCCGTCCGCCGTGCAGTGCCGGACCATGGCGTGGATCTCGCGGCGCAGCACGGGAATCAGCGGTTCGTCCGGCGCGCGCTCGACGACCGCCCGCGTGAGGCGCTGCTCGAAGTCGGCGTCCTGCTCGAACACCAGCGCCTCCTTGGAGGCGAAGTGGGAGAAGAGTGTGGTCACGGCCACGTCGGCCTCGGCGGCCACGTCGCGAATGCCCACCTCGTCGTAACCGCGCTCCAGGAAGAGCCGCATGGCGGTGTCGGCGATCTTCTGCCGGGTGGCGGCCTTCTTGCGCTCGCGGCGTCCCATCGGCACGGTCATGGCGCTGACACTACCAAATCCGAAGGCGTAACGATCCCTAAACCAAAACCGTTAGTGTTACGGCCAGCGACACGGCATGACGCTGCTGATCGAGGGCGCCGCGGGAGGCGTCGACACCCTCACCGCCCAACTCGCCCGCGCCCGCGGCAAAATCGTCATCAGGTGCCCTGAGTCCCGAGCTTCAACTCGGAAACGACGAAGGTCCCGTCCGATCTTTCGATCGGACGGGACCTTCGTCAACGTGCAGTGGACCTGTGGGGATTTGAACCCCAGACCCCCTCGATGCGAACGAGGTGCGCTACCAGACTGCGCCACAGGCCCTTGCAACGAGTGAAACTCTAGCATCCCGATCGGGGTGCTCGGAAATCCGCTCCTCGCTGGTCAGCCAGGGGGATCTCACGACGACTCACTCGTTCGCCGCGCGCGGCCGCTCGCCGTCCTCGTACTGATCGAAGAGCGGCGTACGACCCCGCTCGCGGGCCCGCCGCGCGGACGCCGCACGACGGGCATCGCTGCGTCCGCCGCCGTCGGCACCCTCGGGCCCTTCGACGTCGTCGGCACCGTCGGCGTCCGCGCTCCCGTCCCGCTGGTCTTCGTAGGGCTCCCCGGCGTCCGCCGTCGGCTCCGCGGTGCTCGACCGTGCCGAACTCCACGCGTCGGGGGCGCCCAGGTCGACGCTGCCGGTGGCGCGCGGGGCGACCGGCGCGGTCACGTACGTCGGCAGCGGCACCGGCACCGGGTCCCAGCTGTCGCCCCGGCCCGGACCGCGCTGGCGCTCGCGCTGCTGGTCGACCCACTCCGCGTGGTCGGTCTGCTCCACCAGGGCCCTGCGGTCGGCGGCGAGTGCGGAGAGCCCGGTCCCGGTCTCCTGCGCCGGTCCCTCCGGCTCCTCGTCCACGGTCTGCTCCGCGCCCTGGGGACGGCGGCGCGGCTGGCGTTCGCGCAGCCGCTGCGCCGCGACCTCGGCCCTGCGCCGGTCCATCGTGTAGACGAAGCGCCGCCGTTCCTGGCCGCGCAGATAGACGATGTACGCGCTCAGCAGCAGCGCGGGCGCCGCGGGCGCCCACAGGAACGCGAGGCCGCCGACCGCGGCGACGACCGCGCCGACCGTGAAGGCGAGGAAGAGCAGCACGGTGGTGCGCCGCCGTCGGGCGAGCACCTTCGAGCGCCGGGCGCGCGCGGCCGCCTCCGCGGACGCGGCACGCTGCGCGCGCGACGCGTGGGGCCGCGGGGCGGACTCCCGCTCGGACTCGGACGCGAGTGCGGATTCGTGCTCGGCGTCGGGTGCGGACGCGGGTGCGGACGCGGGTGCGGACGCGGGTGCGGGGCGCGCCTTCTGACGGGCCGGAGGCTCCGCCTGACGGGCGTGCGGCTCCGCGTGCTGACG contains:
- a CDS encoding exodeoxyribonuclease III encodes the protein MLTVTSVNVNGLRAAAKKGFVEWLAETSADVLCLQEVRAEEKQLPDEVRDPEGWHVVHAPAAAKGRAGVSLYTRREPDRVRVGFGSEEFDGSGRYVEADLPGVTVASLYLPSGEVGTERQDEKIRFMGEFLVYLKGLKERAAAEGRHVVVCGDWNIAHQEADLKNWKGNKKNSGFLPEERAWLDEVFAEYEDVVRAQHPDVEGPYSWWSYRGRAFDNDTGWRIDYHVATAGLAERAVKAYVERAATHAERWSDHAPVTVVYDL
- a CDS encoding GNAT family N-acetyltransferase encodes the protein MSIQNAAHATPAVHLRTVTFAHPDALALNDRVQLEYAERYGDEGDITPLDATMFEAPRGLYVIAYDEHGTPLATGGWRSQDENEWGYADGDAELKRMYVTPEARGLGLARRILAALEEDAKAAGRHRMVLETGTKQPEAVALYLSCGYTPAAEKFGHYRFDDLSLCYVKPL
- a CDS encoding TetR/AcrR family transcriptional regulator → MTVPMGRRERKKAATRQKIADTAMRLFLERGYDEVGIRDVAAEADVAVTTLFSHFASKEALVFEQDADFEQRLTRAVVERAPDEPLIPVLRREIHAMVRHCTADGAAPVYRMIDESRALREYEESMRLRHAESLAAAIVADPGQTRTGTACRTIARFAIDAYALAREADEPGAALDEIFRMVEAAWEVA
- the glpR gene encoding gephyrin-like molybdotransferase receptor GlpR, translated to MSSSGLIYAVIVGAWAAYLVPMWLRRQDELNEARPTERFSTAIRLLSGRAGMERRYAKDLQARSPEEGEERGEPDDVTDSVDVRAFVAPPVGRAERESRAERVERSDRAEHPARHAEHPVRQHAEPHARQAEPPARQKARPAPASAPASAPASAPDAEHESALASESERESAPRPHASRAQRAASAEAAARARRSKVLARRRRTTVLLFLAFTVGAVVAAVGGLAFLWAPAAPALLLSAYIVYLRGQERRRFVYTMDRRRAEVAAQRLRERQPRRRPQGAEQTVDEEPEGPAQETGTGLSALAADRRALVEQTDHAEWVDQQRERQRGPGRGDSWDPVPVPLPTYVTAPVAPRATGSVDLGAPDAWSSARSSTAEPTADAGEPYEDQRDGSADADGADDVEGPEGADGGGRSDARRAASARRARERGRTPLFDQYEDGERPRAANE